In the Fundulus heteroclitus isolate FHET01 chromosome 23, MU-UCD_Fhet_4.1, whole genome shotgun sequence genome, ATAGGTGGTCCGTCGGGCAGGCCAGCCACATTTCCCCTGCTCTGCATCCAGCGTTTTCTATTGCACTTGGTGATTTAAGGCTTGATGGCAGCTGTGTGGTCATGAGAACCCATTTCATGAATCTCTCCATGCACCgctcttgagctaatctgaaggccacatgaagtttggagggaAGCCATTAGCTCTGCAAAAAGTTGGTCAACTCTGTGGACTATGCCCCTCAGCATCCACTTAGCCCAAttgcttcctttttgccataATACCCCTAACAGCTGACTGCAGTATTTAGTGTAGAGGTAATTTTATGCCTGTGCGTATTAGGCATGTAGCATCCTCAGAGCAACCCATTCTTTCACATGTATTTGTAGAAAAGACCTGCATGCCTAGGTGCTGGGTTTTAAACATCTGCAATAATGGAAGTGACTTTCATGGATTTAGATGGGTGGCCTGATACTTATGGCAAGACAGCGATTGAATCAATCCCCAATTCAGGCAAAGTGCCTTaacaacttaaaagaaaaccacGTGCTTCAAAACATtaggaaaagttatttaaaaatgaacgTTAAAACTGAAGTTTGAAATAACGTTCAAACCATAAGACACAGAGCCCCCGGCAAAGATCTGAGTGTTGCTGTTCCAGGATTCCCAGAATAtgaggaaggaaaaacaaagcaccTCCTCTGTGGTGAAGCCTTTTTGTCCTTCCTGCACGATGTTATCTTGTTTCTGACTGCAGGGCTTGATGTTGGTGGTGACATTGATCACGATAGAAGTGGGATGCAACTCGCTCTCATGGTTCAGTGAGTTCTGCCCTCTGCGCGTAGAGGTGGTTGGAAATGCAAAAGAAACATAgatgataaaaatgtttaaaatgatgTTCTTTGTTCCAgaattcacaaaaaaacatacCTCGTTGTGTCTTCAGGGGAACTGCTCTCCGAAGCACTCTCTGATTGTGGCGTTGCTCTCTCCGTGTGACCAGAGGGACTTTCGTACTGAAGGTTTGCGGCAGACAGCAACCCCTCAGGCTTCAGGCCGTGCTCAGGAACCCGCTCTGAACGATGGCAATGTGTTTAGAATCTCACTTCTGTCCAGAAAACTCGAATAAGAGAGCAAAGATGGctgaaatattacaaataatcGAACTTACTGAATCTTTTCACAGTCAGGAGGACAACCCAAAGCaacagagaaagaagaaaaaacaaggaCGATATCGTGGCGCCGATAAGGACCACAGAAAGACTTTCCGCTTTCGTTCCTTAAAGGAGAACAAGAGAGTTAGTCATATTATACTGGGgggaaaagaaatggaaaacgCGTTTACAGTGAAGGTTTACATACATTTATCATTGGCATGAATTTCCTATTAATTTATTGTCGCTATAGATAGATTTTTAATTCAGAGTGGTATGGTTATACATCAATCATCATGTGAATTTTACAAAGAGCCATTTCAGAATGGTTTAGAATTGATCTAATCTACACAGGATAAAATTCCACATACAGGCTTGGATATATGCATGCACCCATACACTGCAagaagtaagtcaaattttcttgaaattaatgtatttttccttgatttaagcaactaaataagactatttgccaatggaataagattcttccacttaaaataggaccATTtcatctatatctatatcttatttctagtgcaagatatctaattattttattttaggagtaaaaatactcactccgttggcaaatagtctgatttatctgcttaaatcaaagaaaaatacattcatttcaagaaaacctgaattattttttgttccctttttgcagtgtaatgttGACAAATTCTTCAATTACACTTCACTTCATCAGCTATTCTGCTATAATTCGAACAGGAAGATAATCCCAAACACACATTACATGTCTTTGGAGAGGGCAAAGTAGACTAACATTTAGCTTCTGGAATTAAGCACGTTTAAAAGCCAGAAAATTGACTAGTTTAAGTGAACAGTGTGTGTACTTATTAGAACCTGGATGTACAATTTTCACCCTATGTggattaaataaaatctgaaaagagcaAAGTTCACGCAAATCAATGGAAGCCctacatttacataaaatgcatgGCCACAGACACCCTACCAGGCCATACCTTTTTCTGCAGGTTCTTCAGACTTCCCAACAGGCAACATGATGGCGCTCTCTGCAAACACCAAAAATGACAGCTTCACAAAATCCCCAAATACGTACAAGTACTGAAGCCTGACATTTGCACTGTTGCGTTGGTGGTTTATATTTGCTTCGTACCTGTTTTGGAGCCTCGGGACGAAAAGGGCAAGCACCCTTGACGGACTGCATCATCACAAGGAATACACAACAGCTCCACCTCTCCTGTCATGCTCTTCAGTTCATAATGTCTGCACGAAataacacacaaacatacatttaCAGTATGCATCAGCTTAAACCACAGAGACACTGGCGTTGTAGAAGGGATTTACTCACCCTGGGAGGCACTGCCCACACACAGCATTACTGATGGGTGAACAGGCGGTCAACACCAGGCGGTTCAGCAGATTGCACTGGGTGCATCTCCTGCATGGATCCACACCCGTGTCTGTGCTGAAGGTCCCCTCTTCACATGGAATACACACCCCATCCCCACCATCACCAAAGCCACAATCCTGGAAATTGAACGTAGATTTAGTGTCAACACATTTAAAGGAGGGAATTCATGCTACCAAAAAGCTGTGCATTACCcctgaaagctgttccccaggCTGACAAACAGGGCATGCGACACAGGTGCCATTATGGTGCAAGAACTCTGTTTGATCACATCTGGGCTCCGATTGCACCTATGCACACAAGGGTGAGGCATTAAACATTGGGGTTTTGCGAGGTGAAtgtcttcttttgttttatcaacACCCATGGACACGTACAGTGGCTCGCAAAAGATTCACTCCTTGACGTTTCTCACGTTCTGTCACTTAGAAACACAGACATCAGCATTTCTTAATTAGAtttgttttatgtgatggacagacagaaaaaTATTGAATCGTTGCAAAGTAGGAAAATTATGAACGGTTTTACAGAAGTGTTGCATGTCCATTTATTCAACCCTATGATGTGTTACTTTGTGGAACAGCCTTTGAATCCCGTCCAttctttgttatttatttccaacagctttgcacatctagataCTGGGAGTTTTTTGGCACACTCTTCTTTGGTAAAtagattggatggagagaatatatatttagataCAAGTCTTGCCAAAAAAATCTCAGTTAGATTTAGGTCTAGGCCAGCGGTGTCTAACTATAATATTCAAGGGTCAGTGTCCTGCATGCTTTGAatgtattttgcttttaaacaaCATAATCCAACTCCTTAATTAGCCTCAGCAAATTGTCATGTTCTGCCTGGTAATGACCAATGGATTCAGCTATGATGAATGGCTAAAAGATCAAAAACCTCCCGATAGCAGGCCTTGAGGACTGACTTTGGACACCATTGGACTTTGTATTTCTAAGCCAGTTTTATCTAAACAAGTAGTCTGAAAATTCTGTCCGTAGGACCAAAGTCCTGTAACCTTTAGATACGACTCTGGTCCAAGGAACGTAACTCAAAAGTTTGAATTAAATCCTGAAAATGGTATTTGACTCACATgtgttgaagaagaaaaacatgtacAAGTTGCACTGATCCCTGAGAAGTTAAGTTTAAGACCTCAGATCTAAACCTttttattgtagctctgtaTGTTTAGGTCAGTCCTGATGAAAGGTGCACCTCCTTTCTTTCAGGATCGTCCtgtatgcatttttatttttaaaattctttacaaacaatgtaattttttctttacatcTCATAATTATGCACTTTTCTGTTGCTCTatagcaaaacataaaaaaaacaataacatacattaaatttaaatttctggTTGCTAtgacaaaatttgaaaaattataagGGGTATTAATACTTTTTCATATTATACCATACCCTAGCATAccaacttttatttataaagcactttaaaggacccacagctgaaacaaagtgctgagCATGGCTGTAAACTATAAACATGCATTAAAAGAACAAGGATTTTTAAATACTGTATaggaacaataaaacatttaaattttatgtAGGTGCAAAACGTTGTTCTATTTTTGGAATGCAGAAAATTGACAAAATAATATcaatatttaacaaaattatGCACTGTGCAATCATATTTAAGTGACTTGGAAAGCAGAGGGGGATAAAAGGAAAGACATACCGTCAATATGAAGGAAGCTCCAATCAGAAAAGTGAACATGCCCCTTCCCTGTGTACGTTCTGACTTCAGAaatacaaaactttaaaaaaaatgatttaatatgTTAAATTACACAAACTAAAACCCAGAACAACACTTTCTGAGAGAGTAAACGTGAGGAGATTAAAAGCTCTAAACACTTACGCTGGCAGTTCCAAAAGATCCAAATATTTTGTCCTATAGGTATTTCTCTTTATGTCTGTTCCTGATCTGCAGCACCTTGTGTATTCGTCCTGACTTCAAACTACTAAAATAAACCACTGAAAGTTTCTTCCAATCTCAGAAGAGGGAGGCAAACGGTGGGAAAGGTCTTTGGGAAATCCCATCGTTCTGCATCACCTGTGACGCAGGAGGGGTTCCCAGCCGGGTTAACCAGCCTTGGACCAATGAATATAAGCCCCCCAGATGGGCACCTCACGTCACAAACCGCTCGTCTCAGGTTCTCTCCGGGGAACCCTCTCATTTTTGTCCAGACCATTGAGACGAAAAGGGAAGGGGACAGAAATAGATGAATGAGACCCTTGTTTTGCGGTTCTTAATGCAACAAAGAGACTTTGTTTGGGTCAGGGTGTCTGCATTTCTGGGGTCAAATCTCTGATTCTACTGTAAGCGACACCTTACTATAAGTCTAGACTCATGGTGTGgataacacactgcaaaaacagaactaaaaagtaagtatttttttcttgaaagcagtgtatttgtactttatttgagcaggtaaataagatcatttgccaatggaataagatttttgcacttaaaataggaacaactcatatccatcaacttatttcaagtgcagtacatctaattatcttattttaggggtaaaaatactctttccattggcagataatcttacttacctgctcaaatcaggggcaaatacactaaattcaagaaaattttactaatttttagttgtgtttttgcagtgcacaaacGTTCACAAGCTCGTTCAAAACAAGCAAGTTGCAATACAAAGTTTGACCACTTGATGGAAGCATGGaccaagaaaaacacaatgacGCACAgtcacattttaattaaaaatgtaacttgCTGGAAGAACACtattaagtatatatatatataaaaaaacacactctaGTTCAATATCATAGTGACCTCTAT is a window encoding:
- the LOC118557528 gene encoding uncharacterized protein LOC118557528; the protein is MTGEVELLCIPCDDAVRQGCLPFSSRGSKTESAIMLPVGKSEEPAEKGTKAESLSVVLIGATISSLFFLLSLLLWVVLLTVKRFKRVPEHGLKPEGLLSAANLQYESPSGHTERATPQSESASESSSPEDTTRGQNSLNHESELHPTSIVINVTTNIKPCSQKQDNIVQEGQKGFTTEEMEQKLQTIWELAQGQSIETLNYDTIQDLSLLLDSPNHIYVLRKLGLSLGVPPKLTAHFHSFQDLFQYLRTSTYTQLPQLAQAAALLPNFEVVSRIHRALVNK